In the genome of Anabaena cylindrica PCC 7122, the window TTTAAATACAGCGTGTCCTTGCCAAGACTGAGCAATACCATCACCGTTAACCATTGCTCCTGTACGGAACAAACCACCTTTAGCGGGGCTATTGCCTACGTAATCGTAGAAAGCCAGTTTTTCGGGAATTTTTGCCCAAGCTTCAGCGAGGGTAGCACCTTGGGCAACATCTGTTTGCACACGGCGCTCAATTTCTTCATGGAAGTAGCCTTGATCCCATTGGTAACGGGTAGGGCCAAAAAGTTCAATGGGGGTGGTGGCGTTACCGTACCACATTGTTCCAGCAACAATGAAAGCGGCAAAGAATACCGCTGCGATACTGCTAGAAAGCACGGTTTCGATGTTACCCATCCGTAGGGCTTTGTAGAGCCTTTCGGGTGGACGAACTGTAAGGTGGAATAAACCAGCAATAATACCGACAACACCAGCAGCTATGTGGTGAGCGACAACGCCACCAGGGTTAAACGGGTTAAACCCGGCTGGTCCCCATTCTGGTGCTACTGCTTGGATGCTACCAGTGACACCGTAGGCATCGGAAACCCACATTCCAGGGCCAAATAGTCCTGTGAGGTGGAATGCACCAAAACCGAAACAAAGTAAACCAGATAAAAACAGGTGGATGCCAAACATTTTTGGCAAGTCTAAAGCAGGTTCGCCTGTGCGAGGATCTCTAAATAATTCCAAATCCCAGTAAACCCAGTGCCAAACGGCAGCGAGGAATAACAAACCGGAAAGAACAATGTGAGCAGCTGCAACGCCTTCAAATGACCAGAAACCAGGATCGGTTGCTTGTCCACCAGTAACGCTCCAACCACCCCAAGATTCGGTGACACCTAGACGTGACATAAAGGGTAGTACGAACATCCCTTGCCGCCACATGGGGTTGAGAACTGGATCACTGGGATTGTAAATAGCCAGTTCATACAATGCCATTGAACCAGCCCAGCCAGCAACTAGGGCTGTGTGCATTAAGTGTACAGAAATCAGCCGACCTGGATCGTTCAGAACAACTGTATGTACTCGGTACCAGGGTAGTCCCATTGACTACAATCCTCCTAGATGAATTAGTTTACAAAGCAATTTTCTTACTGAGGTTCTCAGAAACGACAGTCGTTTCTTGGAGAAATTTCTGAGTTTTTTGTTATTGCCAGTCTTGAGTCTTACCACAGATTAGCCTGTGGTTTAGCAATGCTGATCCGCTGTTATAGGTAAATTTCCTTGGAGTTGCGAACTTTTGGGAAGTGGCTATTTGAGCGGCTATGCGATCGCCAAGCAAAAATGAGAATATTTTAAAAAGTGTAACTATTGATGGGACTCTTTGCAAGCGTCTCAATAAATGCAATTACCTAGTTTGTGGCTCAAATATCGCTACCAATCCCCAAAATACTGCTGTTTATCTTCTGAATCCCTCTAGAGTGCTGAAGTTATTTTAAGCTCACAATGTACCGCATAAAACTAAATTGGGGTTTTTCCAGGCGATCGCTTGTTGAAGAATTACAGGTTTTATTTTAGACAAGATTTACACATAATAATTTGTGCAATCATCAAGGAATAGACGCAAAAGCCTGTAATTGTTTACAAAATTCAGTAGAGAACCCAAAAAAGTATGTATAATAAACAAGCATTAACTACGAGTTAGCTATTGTGAGCAAGTTTAATGTCTTCATGAATGCCTACCAGCAACCAGAGAATAAATTGACTTACAATTTTCTCTGCTTAATTAAACATATGCCAAACAATAAAGAGTTTATCGAATTTCTAACTGATGGAAAATTTAGTTTATTGCAACAGAAACCTGTTTGTGTAAAAGGTGTTTTTGTTGGTTATGAATCAAATCCTGATGGAAAATTTAGCTTTTCAACTCATGATGATCAAAATATAAATATTTACTTCGAGAATAAAACATTTAGGCTTGGTTTAACTAAAGAACAAATTTTAAGACACAACGAGAAATTTTGCCGAGACAATAACTCTTTTTTATTAGTTGTTACTCCAAAAATAACAGACAAAAGTATTATAGAAGATTGTATTAAAGATGCAGGATCAAAATTCTTTTTTAAAACATGGAATGAAATAGCACAACAACTCCATAAAATTGAAGAATCTAATCCTAGTTTTGTTGTATCCCAATTTCT includes:
- the psbB gene encoding photosystem II chlorophyll-binding protein CP47; the encoded protein is MGLPWYRVHTVVLNDPGRLISVHLMHTALVAGWAGSMALYELAIYNPSDPVLNPMWRQGMFVLPFMSRLGVTESWGGWSVTGGQATDPGFWSFEGVAAAHIVLSGLLFLAAVWHWVYWDLELFRDPRTGEPALDLPKMFGIHLFLSGLLCFGFGAFHLTGLFGPGMWVSDAYGVTGSIQAVAPEWGPAGFNPFNPGGVVAHHIAAGVVGIIAGLFHLTVRPPERLYKALRMGNIETVLSSSIAAVFFAAFIVAGTMWYGNATTPIELFGPTRYQWDQGYFHEEIERRVQTDVAQGATLAEAWAKIPEKLAFYDYVGNSPAKGGLFRTGAMVNGDGIAQSWQGHAVFKDGEGRELTVRRLPNFFETFPVILTDADGVIRADIPFRRAESKYSFEQTGVTVSFYGGNLNGQTFTDPADVKKYARKAQGGEIFEFDRETLKSDGVFRTSPRGWFTFGHAVFALLFFFGHLWHGSRTIYRDVFAGVEADLEEQVEWGLFQKLGDKSTRRKEAL